Within Bremerella sp. JC817, the genomic segment CATATGGGGATGACACCGCTCGAATATCGACGGAGCTATCACAATCCGCTTGGGAATGGCTCGGAAAGCGATGCCTGACTAGCCGCCCGGTAGCTTCACGCCCCAGACACCATTTCGGCGGCGATTGCTGGGAATGGGGCCATTCGACTGAAGCCGTTTGCGTCCCTCTTCGGTGATACCAACATCTTTGTAAGTGCCCCCGTGCGCGGTAGCGATCGCCGAGAAACGTCCGCGATCCTTCGGCAAAACCTGCATGCCGAGCGTGTGAATCGTGATCCCTTCCAGCTTGGTTTTGGCCAGTTCGACGTCGGCATTGTCGGTGAATGCACCATCCCCCAAGATGTAGATCAGGTCTGGCTCAAGCTGTAGCGCCAACGTGATCGCGTCGCGGCCGTCGGTCAGCAGACACATCTGCACGGTATCGAGCCACTGGGCCACCTTCTTCTTGTTCTTATCGTTGGCGTGGACCATCTTCTTTTCGACCGAGGGATAGAAAAGGGGGTAGGCGGTATCGCTGTAGAAGATGATGTAGAACTCCTGCTTCGGCGTGAGACCTTCGATTGTCTTGCGAAGCTCGATCAGGGCGGTCTCCATGCGGCCGCCACCCATGCTGATCGAGTTGTCGACCAGAAACAGGATCTTCTTTCCTTTTGCTCCGGTTCCGAAGAACTTGGTCATCTTGCCGATGTCGTCCCCCAGACCGTCGATTTCGGAAAGGAGCCCGTCCGGGTTCATTCCGGCGAAGTCGATCGTTTGCGTCGGCATCAGTTCTTCGACCGAGAGCGCTTCGCTCATCATCACCGGGTCCGGGGCAGCGGTCAGCGATTCAAGTGATTCCGACATGAGCTGCGGCGCTGCCATCGCCAGTTCCACCTCTTCTTCGATCTGCGGTTCGATCTCCAGCACCATCTGCTCCAGTTCTTCGCTCTCAGGCTGATCGGTCGCGACCAGGTTCAATGTTTGCGGCAGCGGTGGCGGGGCGAGGGTCGCCAGCAAAAGCGTCGTCACACCGAGACAGTGAACAATGAGGCTGATCAACCAGGCCGGCATGCTCCAGATGGCAGCCTTGAACCACCATCGATTTTGAACGGGGGCATCGCCTTGGTCTGGATGCTGGTCGTGACGACTTTCGGAAGTCGATTCGCGACGGAACGAAGTTGACGATGAATAGGCATGACTGGACATGGCGATGGTAACTCCTGACCAACCGAGTGTTCGGTCGAGGTGATTCGAGCGGTGAGAAGAGACTGGCGAATCTAGCTACCTCTTGCTTTTCGTACTTCGTGTAGTCTGCCTTGAAATATTCCGCAGCTCAACACATTGGTCGAAAATGCCCCGAAAGCAGGAGATTCGTGCGCAAGGCCTCACCGGCAACACACCCTCTACGGTAAGCATTTCGGTCATCAACGTTGCGTCAACCAGCGACGCATATTTGTCTGCCGATGCCAGCAGCCACAAAAAAATCCCTGCGTAGCCAACACCACGCAGGGATAAAGTGATTCGTCAGATCGATGCGGAGCGAAAACTTACACCACGCGGAACTTCGACATCAACGCTTGCAGGTCATCGGCGACGCGGTTCAGTTCGACGCTCGTTTCCGAGGCCGTTGTCGCTCCGTGCGACGTTTCGCGAGCTGCCATGTCAACGGCCAGCATGCTGGAACGAATTTCTTCGCTGGCGGCGGCCGACTCGGCCACACCTCCGCTGATTTTGGTCACGGCGGAATTGGTTTGCGAAATATGCTCAGCGATCGACTGTGTCGTGTAGTTTTGTTCCTGGATCGCAGCGGCAATCATGTTAGACACTTCGTGCACTTGAGCGACGTGCACACCGATGTCACCGATCGAACGGGTCGTCTTTTCGGTTGCGTTTTGAATAGCGCCAATGCGGTGGCGAATGTCTTCCGTGGCGGAAGCTGCCTGCCGGGCGAGTTCCTTCACTTCATTCGCCACAATGCTGAACCCCTTTCCAGCTTCGCCAGCACGGGCCGCTTCGATGGTCGCATTGAGCGCCAAGAGATTGGTTTGTTCCGAGATGTCTTCGATCGTTTCAATCACTCGGCTGATCTCTTGGGCCGCGGACGAAAGTTCGGCGATATTAGCGTTGCTCTGCTCTAGCTCCTCGGCAGCCAGCCCGGCAACCGACGACGCCTTCTCGGTATTGGTCGAGATATCGTTGATGCATGCCGCAAGTTCTTCGATTGCGTTGGCAACCGTGCTGACACTGACCTGCATCGACTGGGTCGAGTTAGCGGCTTCGCCCATGCGGGTCGCCATTTGATTGGCTGCGTGGGAAACGACGGCCGAACGCTTCGTGGTATCGTCGGCACGATCGGTCAGAGAGCCCGCCGTGGCGGAAAGCTCGGACGACGATTGAGCCAGGACCGAAGCACTGCCACCGACGCGGATGATGACATCCTGCAACTGATCGACAAACTTATTGAACCACATCGAGAGTTCGCCGACTTCGTCGTTGCCATCAACCGGCAACCGGCGGGTAAGGTCCCCTTCGGCCTGGGCGATATCGGCGAGTAGACGCGAAACCTTGCGGATCGGCTTCAAGATCCACAGCACGATGAATGGACAAGGCACCAGGGCAATCACCGTACCGATGATCATTGCCATCCGCGAATTGCTGGCGACTTCTTCCGAAGTTTCGATGCGCTGCGTGAACAGCTCGGTCGCGGCGTCGGCAACCTGATCGATCCCTTCTTCCAGATCATGAATTGGCACCTTAAACGGAACCATCATACGGTTGGCTTCTTGCGGTGGTAGTTCGGCGTCTGCGATCGCTTTGTCCGCCACCTGCAGCACGCCACTCATGTAGGTATTGTGCAATTCTGGCAGCCGGGCGGCGATCTGTTTGATCTCAGGACTGAAGCGAGGATCTTCCGCGATGACTCGTTCCATCTTCGTGAGGAGCGCCTGAATCTCGGCCTGCTTCTCTTTAAGCTTCGGCAGATACTTTTCGACCTGGCTGTCACGGTTACCGATATTGAGGAACAAGTCCTTCTCGTACCGGCGGTGCTGGAGCATCAGGTTCTTGATGGCCTGGGCGTCGCCGAAGATTTGCTTGTCGGCCGCGATGTAGTCCAGTTCCGACTGCAGCGAACTGAGCCCGCGGTCGCCAATAAAACAGGCCGTCGCGGCGAGAATCAACACCAGCGCGAACCCACCGATCAACTTCGTGCTGAGACGGATAGAGTTCAAACGATTACGAAAGCTGCCTGGTGCACTGTTAGTCTGCTGACTCATCTTCGGCCCTTTGATTTCACTCGATTGCCTAGCCAAATGGCATCTGGTTACTGTTGAAATCTAGGGCAGAAGCGGTGTTGCAAATCAATTGCCGACAACGCGCTAAGAGAATTGCTCAGCTCGAATCGATACGTTCGGCAAATCTAATCCATCTCGCAATCGGATGGGACCGCTCCCACACAACCTAAGTATCTTCAAGAACTAGAGTTAGGCCTTAACCCGCATTTCACAAATGGCTTTTTTATGGGAATTCAAACTGCGAGAATCCACATTGGCCAATTTTGGCTCACATGCCTTGTTTTTCCCGCGAGGGGGATGGTAATCGCCGATGCTGACGGCATTGATCCGGCGGATAAGCTAGATTCTGTTCGCGACCTATGCAGCCCGGCTCCGAGACTCTACCTGCTGGGTCAACATTTCAAACTCGCTCAAAATCTGCGTCTGCAGCTTGCGTTCTAAAGCACATAGAATGTCGGCCACTTCTTTACCATCCATGACGCGATGATCGTACGCGATGGTGACGTTGCAACGCCCCTGATCATCCAGCGGACCGTAAGTCAGCGTCGTGGTGACCGGTGCCTTGGGATCGACGATGGTCACCCCTTGGCCGGCGAGTGTCGTCAGAGCAAAGGTTCCCAGACGTTTCACACGTTTCTTCGGGGTGAAATGAAAGCGTAACCACCACATCACGCGGCGAAGCATGTCAGGATAGTTGGCAAAGCGGACCTGATTCTTGAAAGCCGTTTCGACCGGAGCCGTCTGGTAGCGTTCCAAAAGCCCCTGAAGTTGAAGCAGCGGCATGGTGTGGGCTTCGTCCATCGGCGCGAAGAAGAGCCATTGCTCTCCGTCGACCACACGCGAAATGGCCAGATTGCCAATAGGATGGGGGTGCTCGTAAAGATGTGGCCAGGGCCACTCCATAAAAGTCTGCCGTAAACTGGCCGTTTCAGCCGAGAGCAGAGCGTAGGCCCGAAGAACCGCAATCGACCACGAGATCCGAATGGGGCATTTCGAGCGTGCGTCCGCGAGTCCTTGAAGATCGAAGGTCTTTACCTGCGACACCGTCGGCATCGTTCGATGCATGCGCATCAAGTCCGACACGATCGCCCGATGAGGTGGCAATCCACCGGGAATCCAACGCTTTCCGCGGGCTTTGGGGGCCTGGGAAGTGGAAGAAGAAACAGGTAAGTCAGACATCCGTTGAGAATAGCACGAATCAGAGTCTTGGCACTCCCCTAGCGCCCGTAGACTCATGACCCAGACGCATGGCCACTTAGATAGCGGACGACTGGGCTTTAAAGCAAGCCCAGTTCCCCTATTCGTACCGGTTGATGCTTGGCTAGTTCACTGGTGCTTTATCGTCGGGGGTGATGCCTTCGACTTCGATCACTTCCCCGGTTGGCTCGGGCGCCTCTGGGGCTCGAAGCTTCAGCGCCTCGATTTCGGCCTGGCGACAATAATCGATCGACTCGCCCAAGATACGAGCCGCTTCCTGATCGGCGTGAAAGCCTTTCGAATTCTCGCTGCTGATGAAATCGAGCCGCCACATCCCCTTCTTTTGCAGTTCCAGGATCGGTGCCATCTGCTCGTCGGTAGCGCCGGCGGCCTGGGCGGCCCGCATGGCATCCAGCATCGACGTCATCGCCACCGCGGCCCGTTCGGTCAGGGCCTTGGTTCGCTCCTGGATGATATGCACTCGATCGACTAGTTCCTGAGCGTTCACGTTATGGCAAGTCTGGCACGACTTGTCGGCCGTCAGCAAAGGACTTCCGACCCAGTGGCTACTGACTTTCATCGCCCCTTTACGTTCGTAGGGCATATGGCAGTCGGCGCAGCTCACGCCACTGCGGGCATGAATCCCCTGGCTCCAGAGCTCAAACTCGGGATGCTGAGCCTTGTAGATCTTCGCGCCCGTTTCTCCATGCTTGTAGTCGATGAAGTCGCTGCCGTCAGGGAACTTGTGGTTGTCGTACAGCTCTTCGATTTGCTCGACCTTCAGACCGTTGCCCCAGGGGAAGAACAATGTCTCTTTGGTCGCACAATAGTACTCAACATGACACTGGGCACAGACGAACGTCCGCATTTCCTGCCGCGTCGCGTCGCGATTGGGATCGTAGTCGCGATCCTTCTTGCCGTTTCGCCATCGCTGAATACTTGGCAGATGAGGAACCGGGTCGTCACTTTTCGCCAGCGCGGCGATACCGTTCACGAAGCCTGGCCGAGTCACGCGGATCGCCATCGATTCGGGATCGTGGCAATCGATGCAGCTCACCGGGTGTGCCTTGCCAGATGCCGTGGTTCCATCGGGGGTCATTTCAATCTCGGCATGGGCGTCGGGATAGTCCATCGTGCTCATCTTCTCGAAGCCCTTCATCACGGCGGGCCAGTTGAAGTCGTGCGCCAGTTCCAACTCGGTAACATCCATTTCGCCTTGTTCAATCAAACCAAGACGTCGGTAAGTCGGCACCACCGACGCATGGCAATGCAGGCAGGCCCCGCCCTGCTTTCGCTCGGTCACCCGTTTGGTTTTCTCTTGATCGCTGAGCATGTAAGCGTGCCCGCGT encodes:
- a CDS encoding vWA domain-containing protein, with amino-acid sequence MSSHAYSSSTSFRRESTSESRHDQHPDQGDAPVQNRWWFKAAIWSMPAWLISLIVHCLGVTTLLLATLAPPPLPQTLNLVATDQPESEELEQMVLEIEPQIEEEVELAMAAPQLMSESLESLTAAPDPVMMSEALSVEELMPTQTIDFAGMNPDGLLSEIDGLGDDIGKMTKFFGTGAKGKKILFLVDNSISMGGGRMETALIELRKTIEGLTPKQEFYIIFYSDTAYPLFYPSVEKKMVHANDKNKKKVAQWLDTVQMCLLTDGRDAITLALQLEPDLIYILGDGAFTDNADVELAKTKLEGITIHTLGMQVLPKDRGRFSAIATAHGGTYKDVGITEEGRKRLQSNGPIPSNRRRNGVWGVKLPGG
- a CDS encoding ammonia-forming cytochrome c nitrite reductase subunit c552, whose product is MSSEPSTSPSKGARGNSFFALVGLMLLFAVITFAVVALLMNIFEKKQEARIPFVRLEEVDEVSTDPAPWGVNWPHQYDSYLRTVDMEESDYGGSDGMTASKLEADPWLKRLFAGYAFSLDYREARGHAYMLSDQEKTKRVTERKQGGACLHCHASVVPTYRRLGLIEQGEMDVTELELAHDFNWPAVMKGFEKMSTMDYPDAHAEIEMTPDGTTASGKAHPVSCIDCHDPESMAIRVTRPGFVNGIAALAKSDDPVPHLPSIQRWRNGKKDRDYDPNRDATRQEMRTFVCAQCHVEYYCATKETLFFPWGNGLKVEQIEELYDNHKFPDGSDFIDYKHGETGAKIYKAQHPEFELWSQGIHARSGVSCADCHMPYERKGAMKVSSHWVGSPLLTADKSCQTCHNVNAQELVDRVHIIQERTKALTERAAVAMTSMLDAMRAAQAAGATDEQMAPILELQKKGMWRLDFISSENSKGFHADQEAARILGESIDYCRQAEIEALKLRAPEAPEPTGEVIEVEGITPDDKAPVN
- a CDS encoding methyl-accepting chemotaxis protein encodes the protein MSQQTNSAPGSFRNRLNSIRLSTKLIGGFALVLILAATACFIGDRGLSSLQSELDYIAADKQIFGDAQAIKNLMLQHRRYEKDLFLNIGNRDSQVEKYLPKLKEKQAEIQALLTKMERVIAEDPRFSPEIKQIAARLPELHNTYMSGVLQVADKAIADAELPPQEANRMMVPFKVPIHDLEEGIDQVADAATELFTQRIETSEEVASNSRMAMIIGTVIALVPCPFIVLWILKPIRKVSRLLADIAQAEGDLTRRLPVDGNDEVGELSMWFNKFVDQLQDVIIRVGGSASVLAQSSSELSATAGSLTDRADDTTKRSAVVSHAANQMATRMGEAANSTQSMQVSVSTVANAIEELAACINDISTNTEKASSVAGLAAEELEQSNANIAELSSAAQEISRVIETIEDISEQTNLLALNATIEAARAGEAGKGFSIVANEVKELARQAASATEDIRHRIGAIQNATEKTTRSIGDIGVHVAQVHEVSNMIAAAIQEQNYTTQSIAEHISQTNSAVTKISGGVAESAAASEEIRSSMLAVDMAARETSHGATTASETSVELNRVADDLQALMSKFRVV